In the Deinococcus sp. NW-56 genome, GGGGGAAGCCGCGCCCGGCTCCCGGTCGCCGGAGGGTTCCCGCGTCCTGCAGGGCCGGGCGGTGCGCGAGCTGATGCGGCCCCCGAGCGGCTACCTGCTGGAGAGTGACCCCCTGCACACGGCGCTGGTGCGGATGCTGGACCGGGACGTGTACGGCCTGCCGGTGATCAGCGAGGGCGGGCGGCTGCTGGGCGTCGTCACCGTCACCGACGTGCTCAGCGCCGTCGCGGGCCGGACCCGCGCCCCGGCGCCGTAATGGCCGCGTAACCCGGCGCCCTCACGCTGCCGGTGGGAGGAACCCATGCGGCTGACGAGTTGGGGAGCGGCGGAAACGGTCACGGGCAGCGCTCACCTGCTGGAGGTGGGGGGGCAGCGGGTCCTGGTGGACTGCGGCCTCTTTCAGGGCGGCCTGGACGCCGAGGCGCTGAACCGGGAGCCGCTCGGCTTCGATCCGGCCAGCGTGGACGCGGCGCTGCTCACGCACGCGCACCTCGACCACCTGGGACGGCTGCCGCTGCTGGTGGCGGGGGGCTTCCGGGGCCGGATTCACTGCAGCGGGCCGACCGCCCGCGTCGCCGAGGTCGTGCTGCTCGACAGCGCCCGCGTGCAGCAGGAGGACCACGCCCGCGAGCAGCGCCGGTCTCACCGCCGGGTGGGGAGCGCCCCCCCGGAGGGTCCCCTCTACGACGAGGCGCTCGTCCGGGAGACGCTGCGGCGCCTGACGCCGGACATGACCCCGCACCAGCCCCGGCGCTTCGGGCGCGTGACCGTGACCGCCCGCCCGGCGGGGCACATCCTGGGCAGCGTGTTCTACGAGGTCGAGGCGCCGGAGGGCCGCGCCGTCTTGTCCGGGGACCTGGGCAACTGCAACTCGGCCCTGCAGCCGGATTTCACGCTGCCCTTTGCCTGCGACGCCGCCGTCGTGGAGACGACCTACGCCGACCGCACCCACCGCTCGCTGGCCGACACCGTGGCCGAGTTCCGGGACGTGCTGCGGCGCAGCCTGCGGCTGGGGGGCGCCGTGATCATTCCCAGCTTCGCGCTGGAGCGTGCCCAGAACCTGCTGTACTTCCTGGGGCGCCTGATGGACGCCGGGGAGATTCCGGCGGTCCCGGTGTTTCTCGACTCGCCGATGGCCGCCCAGGTCACCCGGCTGTACCGCGAGTACGCGTCCGAGTTCGAATCCGGCGTGGCGGGAGCACTCTCGCGCGGCGAGGACCCCTTTCACCCGCCGGGCCTGCGGGTGCTGGGGTCGCCCGGCGAGTCGCGTGCTCTGAACGCCCGCAGCGGCCCGATGGTGATCCTGGCGGGGTCGGGAATGACGAATGGCGGCCGGGTGCGCCACCACCTGCGCCACCGCCTGGGCCGCCCGGAGACCAGCGTGGTGATCGTGAGCTTTCAGGCGCCGGGCACCCTGGGCGCCGAGCTGATCGGTGGGGCACGGCAGGTGCGCCTGTTCGGGGAGGAGGTGCCGGTGCGGGCCAGCATCCACACCATCGGGGGCTTTTCCGCCCACGCCGACCGCGACGACCTGCTCGCGTGGCTGGAGCCGACCGGCGCGGCCCGGGTGCTGCTCGTCCACGGGGAGCGGCCCACGATGGAGGCCTTCGGGCACGACCTCGCGGCGCGGGGCCGGGCCGTGCAGATCCTGCGGCGGGGCGAGCCGCTGGACCTGGGAGGCGGGGAGCCGCAGAGGTCCGCTCCCCCCGCCGGGGGCAGGCCGGAGGGTAAGCGCCCGCAGGGCAGGTTCCCCGGTCTTCGCGTTCACCTGCACGGCCCGCACGGTCAGGAGCGGCACCGTCGCCCCCGCTCGCCGCGGGAAAGTGGGTCCGCGCCGTGTCCAGGGCACGCGCGGCGCCGCCTGAGAAAACCAGCGGAACCAAGAGACGCCCGAACATCCTGGACTCCTTGTAGGGGCGGCGCGAAGGGCACCGGGTCGTCCGGGGGCAGCGGGCGCGGCCCGGCGGCGACGGGCAGGGGCGGGGGCGCTCCCTCGGCCTCCTCCTCGTCGGGGAACTCGTGGGCCTCGGGGTCGGGGGTCTCGGCGTCCTCCTGCACCCTGGCCCTACCCGCCGCCCAGCACTCCAGCCTGCCCCATGCCTCGCCGGAAGGCCAGGCCTGTGCCACCCGCAGCAACCTGTCCATCGCGTTCACCGCGCCGGGTGCACTCGCGAGCATCACTCCGGCCACGACCACGTTGTTCACGGCCCCCTTCCACGCCCTGGGCATGCTGCAGCCCACCCAGACGTCCGTTGGCATCGGTACGTTCACTCAGCTCGACGCGTCCGGACGATACGCCCGCATGGGCAGTGGCATTACCTCCCTCAAGGAAGGCATCAGTGCCGGCGCGGCGCCATTGACCTTTCCTGGCAACGGCGCGACGACGGACCTAGTACAGCGTTTTTGAATTTGTCATAGTGAGGTATGAGCCGTCCTCTTCGCTATCCAGTGACTTTGAGTGCTGAGCAAGAACAGACTCTGCACGGCATGACCATGAAGGGCAGTGGCAAGGCGCGGGTCATGACCCGCGCCCGGATTCTGCTGCTGGCCCATCGACAGGTCACGGACTCGGCCATCAAGGACGCCCTCGGTATCAGCGTCCAGATGGTGCAAGCGACCCGAAAACGCTTTGCCCTGGGGGGACTGGACGCGGCGCTGTTCGATGCGCCGCATACGGGGCGACCCGCGAAGTTCGACGGCAAAGACCGGGCGGCCATCACCG is a window encoding:
- a CDS encoding MBL fold metallo-hydrolase RNA specificity domain-containing protein, with protein sequence MRLTSWGAAETVTGSAHLLEVGGQRVLVDCGLFQGGLDAEALNREPLGFDPASVDAALLTHAHLDHLGRLPLLVAGGFRGRIHCSGPTARVAEVVLLDSARVQQEDHAREQRRSHRRVGSAPPEGPLYDEALVRETLRRLTPDMTPHQPRRFGRVTVTARPAGHILGSVFYEVEAPEGRAVLSGDLGNCNSALQPDFTLPFACDAAVVETTYADRTHRSLADTVAEFRDVLRRSLRLGGAVIIPSFALERAQNLLYFLGRLMDAGEIPAVPVFLDSPMAAQVTRLYREYASEFESGVAGALSRGEDPFHPPGLRVLGSPGESRALNARSGPMVILAGSGMTNGGRVRHHLRHRLGRPETSVVIVSFQAPGTLGAELIGGARQVRLFGEEVPVRASIHTIGGFSAHADRDDLLAWLEPTGAARVLLVHGERPTMEAFGHDLAARGRAVQILRRGEPLDLGGGEPQRSAPPAGGRPEGKRPQGRFPGLRVHLHGPHGQERHRRPRSPRESGSAPCPGHARRRLRKPAEPRDARTSWTPCRGGAKGTGSSGGSGRGPAATGRGGGAPSASSSSGNSWASGSGVSASSCTLALPAAQHSSLPHASPEGQACATRSNLSIAFTAPGALASITPATTTLFTAPFHALGMLQPTQTSVGIGTFTQLDASGRYARMGSGITSLKEGISAGAAPLTFPGNGATTDLVQRF
- a CDS encoding helix-turn-helix domain-containing protein, which encodes MSRPLRYPVTLSAEQEQTLHGMTMKGSGKARVMTRARILLLAHRQVTDSAIKDALGISVQMVQATRKRFALGGLDAALFDAPHTGRPAKFDGKDRAAITALACSEAPEGHAQWSTPFRA